The genomic segment TATCTGCTTCTCTGCCTCGTCAACATCGAAGCCGTCATCTGACGCGTCAGTGGTATAGTCAACAAAACTCTTTATCTCATCGAACGAGAACCCTGTAATCTCTATATCGAACGCTCCTGTATCTAATTCCACAAGAAGCTCTTTGAGCTTTGCAAAATCCCACTCACCGCCGATTTTGTTCAGCGCTACATTGAGTGCTTTCTCTCTGTCGTCGTCAAGGTCTTCCTCTACCATGTCGTACTTTATGTTCCATTTTTCGGGATCTTCCTTCGCAAGCTCTCGGAGGGCGGTGAGCCTCTGATTGCCACCGACGACAAACATATTTCTCTTGTTGTATATGATCGGGTCAACGTATCCGAACTCCGAAAGGCTTCTCTTGAGTTTTTCTTTTTCTTCGGGGCTTATTTTGCGAGGGTTATACGGAGCGAGCTTAACGTCCGAAAGTTTCCGCTGTACGATTTTCACGTTTAGTCCTCCTGAGATTCATAACGGCCATTGATTCTTTCCATTCCTTTATCTCCGTCTGAGATTCATCGTCTGGCGGTGCGTTGTGTACCTTCCAATGACACTCGGGGCAGAGATAAACGAGATTAGCTTCGTGGTTTGGGTCATCATCAGGAATTTTCAGCCATGCTGGCACTCGTACCCTTCCATAGAGATGATGAACGTGGCCACTATCCGTCCTTCTTCCGCATCTTCTGCACCTGCTGCTGTCGCGCTTTATGATTTCCTCTCTGTTCTTTATGGGTTTCAATCCAGACTTTTTCATTCGATCTCCAAAAAAGTGGAGCGTCAGCCTAAGCTACCGACGCTCCATAACTCACAACCATCTTTCGGGGGGTTCACTGCATAAGATTTCGTCCTATGTTTCGAGCCGAGTAGATCATGCAGTTTGTTGCCTTTATGTCATCGAATTTAACGTTGATCGCGCTTTGGTATTTATCCTCAAAGTAGGTTCTAGTGAATTTAATTGTGCCTGTCGCAATCCTCATCAGAAGCATGGGCACATTCACAACGACTATCTCAGTAAATATGTCAGTGTCGTCGTTGAAGTATCCATAAACGAAAAGGTTTGAATGAAGTTTGTACAATTCGCCCTCGAGTCCAGAAGCATTGTTCCATTCCGTTATACCTATGTCTCTGAACTTCGCGTGGCTCGGTTTCCTGAATCTTTCCTGAACCGTCAGCTTTATCGTGCTGTTCAGAGTTTCGCAAGGAACGTTGATTATCCTGTCTATCGCTAGCTGTCCGTCGAGAATCGTCTCGACCTTGCCTGTTCCAAGAATCGTGTCTCTTATCGTTATTCCGCTATTCCTGAAAACCCTCGGATATACGTATCTCTTAGCCGCATCATGAGCCTTGTTTGTGAAGATTTGATTTTCTATTGTGTACGGAGTTTTCATTTCAGATATGCAACGACTTCAAGGCGAGGATTGTCCTTGTCAATTCCAAAGTCCATTATTCTCGGCAAAGCCCAGTAATCATCTTCGTATAAGATTCCTTCGAGACTGTCCATGAGAACCTTCAGCGTGTTGTGCGTATCCTTCTTTCGCCTATTCGGAAAGTAGAAGTAGAGAAGCAAAACCACTTTCCTTCCGTTAACGATTTTCCAGTTTGCCTTTTTCGAAGCGATCTTGGCCTTTAGCGCGGCCTCCGTCATAAACTCTTTTGCTTCTTTCGTTAGTATTCGCCTATGTCCTGCAGTAAAGAAACAATGATTTTCACTTGGAGGTACAGGAATTGAGAATGTAACACGATTCTTCGGCAAGATTCCCACCTCATAATAAAGGGCAGGGGGTCGGTCCTGCCCTTTGGGGGTGATATAAGTTG from the Mesotoga sp. UBA6090 genome contains:
- a CDS encoding HNH endonuclease, with product MKKSGLKPIKNREEIIKRDSSRCRRCGRRTDSGHVHHLYGRVRVPAWLKIPDDDPNHEANLVYLCPECHWKVHNAPPDDESQTEIKEWKESMAVMNLRRTKRENRTAETFGR
- a CDS encoding RusA family crossover junction endodeoxyribonuclease, whose product is MPKNRVTFSIPVPPSENHCFFTAGHRRILTKEAKEFMTEAALKAKIASKKANWKIVNGRKVVLLLYFYFPNRRKKDTHNTLKVLMDSLEGILYEDDYWALPRIMDFGIDKDNPRLEVVAYLK